The Candidatus Bathyarchaeum sp. genome includes the window ACCTCAACTACAACAAAACTGCCCAACAAGTTTTCATCTGTTTTAATTACAACAGTTTTATACGCAAAATTGCGCCCCATCCACGAATTGTTTTTCCCTTTTTCATCAATCAAAACAGTTCCCGTCCAGCCTATCCACTTTTTATTTTGATCAAAAGAAACATTCCTTGCCAGCAAAGACGTCTCCTTACTGCGGCGATTCAATTCATCTGGAGCAATTGGAATTAACTTTTCTGCGGGCGTTTTGGGGCGGGCAAAAAACTTGGAAACATTCACAACATCAGGACGTAATTCAGAGATTAGCTGCTTGGTGTTCTCAAATGCCTGTTTTGTTTCTCCTGGAAAACCACAAATAACATCCGTTGCAAGGGTCAACTGAGGAAACTTTTTTCGGAAGGCTTTAACAACTGTTCGAAACTGGTCAACAGAATATTTTCGGTTCATCAAACCAAGAACCTTATCATCCCCGCTCTGAACAGGCAAATGTAAAAACTTGAAAATTTTATTGCTATCATAGGCGTCTACAAGCTCATCTAGCATACATAAAACGTGGTCTGGATTCATCATTCCTACGCGAACAAAAAAGTCTCCTTCAATTTTTACTACTTTTTTGAGCAAAGTCGCCAGATTGGTGTTTTTGTCTTTACCATAACATGCAGTATCTTGAGAAGTTAACCAAAACTCTTCAGCTCCTGAACGTAGGTCGCGTTTAACACGGTTTACAATTTGTTCAAGGGAATTACTTCTTAGCCGGCCTCTGGCAAAATGCACACAACAATACGAGCAATTCCCCAAACAGCCATAATTAATGGGAATGACGCTAACAACAGGATTTGTTGCAACCCTTGGGAGTTCTAAACCTGAGATTGAGTCGTTATTTACTGAAACTACTTTTTTTCCCATGTCCACCTGTTCCAGGACGTCTACAATTTTTTGTCCAGGAGCTGGACCTGTTGCTGCATCAAATTGTATTTCTGAGTCGAGGCG containing:
- a CDS encoding tRNA (N(6)-L-threonylcarbamoyladenosine(37)-C(2))-methylthiotransferase gives rise to the protein MDKKVRRVYVKSFGCSANLADGEVIAGCLTDAGFKLVMNKLDADFVVYNTCAVKSPTENRIIDLLKKVPKNKKLIVTGCLPVINFGRLDSEIQFDAATGPAPGQKIVDVLEQVDMGKKVVSVNNDSISGLELPRVATNPVVSVIPINYGCLGNCSYCCVHFARGRLRSNSLEQIVNRVKRDLRSGAEEFWLTSQDTACYGKDKNTNLATLLKKVVKIEGDFFVRVGMMNPDHVLCMLDELVDAYDSNKIFKFLHLPVQSGDDKVLGLMNRKYSVDQFRTVVKAFRKKFPQLTLATDVICGFPGETKQAFENTKQLISELRPDVVNVSKFFARPKTPAEKLIPIAPDELNRRSKETSLLARNVSFDQNKKWIGWTGTVLIDEKGKNNSWMGRNFAYKTVVIKTDENLLGSFVVVEVVKAFSSYLEAKVVEKL